Proteins encoded together in one Alteribacter keqinensis window:
- a CDS encoding ABC transporter substrate-binding protein gives MKKWSTMLSVCSLGLILAACNNDAGTDEEGNEGDEASENQEEVTISVASWRFGNEGEETLERSMVEAFMEDYPHITVEIDESIGDPWNDSLSAAASASAMPDVFELSEVPIALANDWLLSLDEVVEGDEDFDNINEAVKEQLYYEDTVYSLPSGQHLLGYFVNKDLYEEGNLNVPEYGMSIDDFSNAVRDVTDINSGQVGLNQPFSIIEWYPVSANDDMGVFTYQDGELNLDSNEFISGVNLANSLVTNNYVYESLTEEQKGNFNGEDGNEVWFQSEMGLRWDGTWVLSFFDESDFDWDFVGIPGGKAFSVNDFMGISQSTEHPEEAYLFTKYMTFGKEGFLKRLDLVDEQDFTLNTLPITTDQEILDAFFERLDVPGILEAYEDIENGVANLPKIVPGYTAARWNAPTGVSVGEESNATIGQLIDAAVNGEVNIENYSSQLNDLANQQIQEGIDSID, from the coding sequence TTGAAGAAATGGAGCACAATGTTATCTGTATGTTCGTTAGGGTTGATTCTGGCTGCCTGCAATAATGATGCAGGGACCGATGAAGAAGGAAATGAAGGGGACGAAGCGAGTGAGAATCAGGAAGAAGTAACAATAAGTGTTGCAAGCTGGAGATTTGGTAATGAAGGTGAAGAAACCCTTGAACGGTCAATGGTTGAAGCGTTTATGGAAGACTACCCTCATATTACCGTTGAAATTGATGAGTCGATTGGTGATCCGTGGAATGATTCTCTTTCTGCAGCAGCAAGTGCAAGTGCTATGCCGGATGTGTTTGAACTGAGTGAGGTTCCGATCGCTCTTGCAAATGACTGGCTTCTTTCACTGGATGAGGTAGTTGAAGGAGACGAAGACTTTGATAACATCAACGAAGCAGTAAAAGAACAGCTCTATTATGAAGATACTGTTTATTCACTGCCTTCAGGCCAGCACCTTCTCGGCTACTTTGTAAATAAAGATCTGTACGAGGAGGGAAATCTGAATGTGCCTGAATACGGGATGTCTATTGATGATTTCTCAAATGCCGTGCGTGATGTCACTGACATTAACAGCGGACAGGTCGGCTTAAATCAACCATTTTCCATTATTGAGTGGTATCCGGTATCGGCGAATGATGACATGGGTGTGTTTACGTATCAGGACGGAGAGCTGAACCTTGACAGTAATGAGTTCATCAGCGGTGTTAATCTGGCAAACAGTCTTGTAACAAACAATTATGTATACGAATCGTTAACAGAGGAACAAAAAGGAAACTTTAACGGCGAAGATGGCAATGAAGTGTGGTTCCAAAGTGAAATGGGACTCAGATGGGATGGAACATGGGTGTTATCTTTCTTTGATGAATCTGATTTTGATTGGGACTTTGTAGGGATCCCAGGAGGAAAGGCATTTTCTGTAAACGATTTCATGGGAATCTCTCAATCAACCGAGCATCCTGAGGAAGCGTACTTATTCACAAAATACATGACGTTTGGTAAGGAAGGATTTTTAAAGCGATTAGATCTCGTAGATGAGCAGGACTTCACACTAAATACCCTGCCGATCACAACAGATCAGGAAATCCTTGATGCATTCTTTGAAAGGTTGGACGTGCCTGGTATTTTAGAAGCCTATGAAGATATTGAAAATGGCGTGGCTAACCTGCCAAAAATAGTACCAGGATATACTGCAGCCAGATGGAATGCCCCAACAGGAGTCTCTGTAGGTGAGGAGTCCAATGCAACAATCGGGCAGTTGATTGACGCAGCTGTCAACGGCGAAGTCAACATTGAAAACTACAGTTCCCAGTTGAACGATCTGGCGAATCAGCAAATCCAGGAAGGCATAGACTCGATTGACTAA
- a CDS encoding extracellular solute-binding protein produces MKSKILFGSLLLLLLLPHTIIEADTDEDLLTQSTEQVIEPRYRIVLNEWENMDLDGTAPFERAVPPSSFEQADDLQLLPESDSFGYDDRVLYWHNNETVEFEVEVDQTGLYEIGFDYYPLGEMIMPIEGAIQVNGEFPFFESRRIVFPVNWENESDEFEADRFGNDIIPGQDPIQSWEQLKVEDSNHLHSRSLQYYLEEGTNTISLSNLRGELLIGNAYITSPEEVLEYEEYISQTDGSEVIDSLHVYEAEYPSYKNSSYVRPVATHDPSAVPYDSRNLLLNTFGGESWTESGQSATWEITVEESGFYYLSLKALQNHSSGAPVFRTIYINGSLPFEEAEQYRFRNSSSWYNETIGDEAGEPYLFYLDEGTNTVTLIADASPVERVLFTIDEVMSGMEELSLSIRKLTGNQLDANRDWNLSEYIEGVDDLLLEWADMLEDEADYLGGLTTGDDSTDIVTLQIAADRLRTLAKNPDEIPGRLTELSEGSNSVAQLLGNLIMEVQEQPLLLDRIYVHGEETLPDPEAGMWTKFTSSVTRFFQSFTSENLATTNVEDDVVDVWINRPRQYVDLLQNMLDQNFTPETGIEVKLSIMPEEQKLVLASAANTQPDLALGISNWLPYELAIRGAAVDLREFDDFNEVGNQFAPGAFLPLIVDDGIYGLPETQDFFVQYYRRDIMNYLDIPIPDTWNDVVSILPELQRYGLNYYTPIAGAVAFKPFQTTAPYIYQFGGDLYQEDGIGAAIDSEDALRGIQFMTDLNTIYSAPLQVPNFYNHFRYSTLPIGIGSFSEYVQLTAAAPEISGWWDISPHPGVEEEDGSVTRWSTGSAQTSMVFDGSGKTDEAWEVLKWWMDTETQTEFANSLLTLYGPEYMWNTANLDSFAQLPWPEEHKETILEQWEHLREVPKTPYAYMVEREISNVWNKVVFEGENARSAVDDSMVTIDREMRRKLEEFGYMENGRVVRPYTIPTIDMVEGWLESDG; encoded by the coding sequence ATGAAATCTAAGATTTTGTTTGGGTCGCTGCTTTTACTTCTATTGCTGCCACACACGATTATTGAAGCTGATACTGATGAGGATCTTTTAACTCAATCGACCGAACAAGTCATAGAACCTCGTTATCGTATTGTCCTCAACGAGTGGGAGAATATGGATCTGGATGGCACTGCTCCTTTTGAGCGTGCTGTCCCTCCTTCTTCTTTTGAACAAGCTGATGACCTTCAGCTCCTGCCTGAATCAGATAGTTTCGGGTACGACGATCGTGTTCTCTATTGGCATAATAATGAGACAGTAGAGTTTGAGGTAGAGGTGGACCAGACGGGGCTGTATGAAATTGGCTTTGATTACTATCCCCTTGGTGAGATGATTATGCCAATAGAGGGTGCAATCCAGGTAAATGGCGAATTCCCATTTTTTGAAAGCAGGCGAATTGTTTTTCCTGTAAACTGGGAAAATGAATCAGATGAATTTGAAGCAGACCGTTTCGGTAATGATATTATTCCCGGGCAGGATCCGATTCAAAGCTGGGAGCAATTAAAAGTGGAAGATTCAAACCACCTGCATTCACGGTCTCTGCAATATTACTTGGAAGAAGGCACGAATACGATTTCCCTGAGTAACTTAAGAGGGGAACTTCTAATTGGGAATGCCTATATCACTTCCCCGGAAGAGGTATTGGAATATGAGGAATATATCAGTCAGACTGATGGCAGTGAAGTGATTGACAGCCTCCATGTTTATGAAGCCGAGTATCCTTCCTACAAAAACAGTTCATATGTGAGACCTGTTGCCACTCATGACCCTTCTGCAGTTCCATATGATTCGAGAAATCTTCTTCTTAATACATTCGGTGGTGAGTCCTGGACGGAATCGGGGCAGTCTGCTACATGGGAAATTACAGTGGAGGAGTCAGGCTTTTACTACTTGTCATTAAAAGCACTCCAAAACCACTCGTCCGGAGCACCGGTTTTTCGCACCATTTACATAAACGGTTCGTTACCGTTTGAAGAAGCAGAGCAGTACAGGTTCAGAAACAGCTCAAGCTGGTACAACGAGACGATCGGTGATGAAGCTGGAGAGCCGTACTTGTTTTATTTAGATGAGGGGACAAACACGGTAACGCTGATTGCGGATGCCTCACCGGTTGAAAGAGTCCTGTTTACTATTGATGAAGTTATGAGCGGGATGGAAGAGCTTTCACTGTCCATTCGAAAATTAACAGGTAACCAGCTGGATGCGAACAGAGACTGGAATTTGAGTGAGTACATTGAAGGTGTGGATGACCTTCTCCTCGAATGGGCGGATATGCTGGAGGATGAAGCAGATTACCTAGGGGGGCTGACTACAGGTGATGATTCAACGGACATTGTCACCCTTCAAATCGCAGCTGACAGATTGCGGACGCTTGCAAAAAACCCTGATGAAATACCAGGGAGATTGACAGAACTCTCAGAAGGTTCGAACTCTGTAGCACAGCTTCTGGGAAATTTAATTATGGAAGTGCAGGAACAGCCGCTTCTTTTGGACCGGATTTATGTTCACGGAGAAGAGACTCTGCCTGATCCTGAAGCAGGAATGTGGACAAAGTTTACTAGCTCCGTGACACGATTCTTTCAATCTTTCACAAGCGAGAACCTGGCCACAACCAATGTAGAGGATGATGTCGTAGACGTTTGGATCAACCGTCCAAGACAATATGTGGATTTATTACAAAATATGCTTGACCAGAACTTCACCCCGGAAACGGGCATTGAGGTAAAGCTGTCGATTATGCCTGAAGAGCAGAAGCTCGTCTTAGCAAGCGCTGCGAATACACAACCGGATCTCGCTCTGGGGATCAGTAACTGGTTGCCGTATGAACTGGCCATCCGGGGAGCAGCCGTCGATTTAAGAGAGTTTGATGATTTCAATGAAGTAGGAAACCAGTTTGCACCTGGTGCTTTTCTGCCGTTGATTGTAGATGACGGCATCTACGGACTCCCGGAAACGCAGGACTTCTTTGTTCAGTATTATCGGAGAGACATTATGAATTACCTTGACATCCCCATTCCTGATACCTGGAATGATGTCGTAAGCATCTTACCGGAGCTTCAGCGATACGGGCTGAACTACTATACTCCGATTGCCGGTGCGGTTGCATTCAAACCTTTTCAGACTACCGCTCCTTATATTTATCAGTTCGGAGGAGATCTGTATCAGGAAGACGGTATTGGCGCAGCCATAGATAGCGAGGATGCTTTAAGAGGGATTCAGTTTATGACAGATTTAAATACCATCTACAGTGCACCGTTGCAGGTGCCGAACTTTTACAATCATTTCAGGTATTCGACTCTGCCTATCGGAATCGGGTCATTCTCGGAATATGTTCAGCTGACGGCCGCAGCCCCAGAAATTTCCGGATGGTGGGATATCTCACCTCACCCGGGAGTGGAGGAGGAAGATGGATCGGTTACACGCTGGTCTACAGGCTCTGCCCAGACATCAATGGTGTTTGATGGAAGCGGAAAAACAGATGAAGCATGGGAAGTACTGAAATGGTGGATGGACACAGAAACACAGACAGAATTTGCTAACAGCCTGTTAACCCTGTACGGTCCTGAATACATGTGGAACACAGCCAACCTTGATTCTTTTGCACAATTACCATGGCCTGAGGAGCATAAAGAAACCATTTTGGAACAATGGGAGCACTTAAGAGAAGTTCCAAAAACGCCTTATGCTTATATGGTAGAGCGGGAGATTAGTAATGTTTGGAATAAAGTGGTCTTTGAGGGTGAGAATGCCCGTTCAGCCGTAGATGATTCAATGGTCACCATTGACAGGGAAATGCGCAGGAAACTTGAGGAATTCGGATATATGGAAAACGGAAGGGTTGTCAGACCTTACACGATTCCGACAATTGACATGGTGGAAGGGTGGCTGGAATCAGATGGCTAA
- a CDS encoding carbohydrate ABC transporter permease, giving the protein MANNKQHLSTTVFLAPYYIMFFTFIILPVAAAVALSFTYFNAIEMPTFIGLANYVNVITQDGVFMRYVLPNTLTFAFIVGPGGYILSFLLAWMLAQISKVPRTILALIIYSPSMTAGIAMAVVWKIIFSGDQVGYLNNMLITLGVILEPIQFLQSPEHLMTIMILVTLWGSMGVGFLAMLSGVLNINKEIYEAGYIDGISNRFQEIIYITIPSMKPQMLFGAVMAVVGTFQAGAIGVELSGANPTPQYSGQLMVNHLEDFGFIRYEMGYAAAISVLLLLFIYLFSKIAWRLFGEKD; this is encoded by the coding sequence ATGGCTAACAACAAACAGCATTTGAGTACGACAGTATTTCTGGCACCTTATTATATTATGTTCTTTACCTTTATCATACTGCCGGTAGCAGCGGCAGTTGCCTTATCATTCACTTATTTTAATGCAATAGAAATGCCGACATTCATCGGTCTTGCAAACTATGTAAATGTGATTACGCAGGATGGGGTATTTATGCGCTACGTCTTGCCCAACACACTTACATTCGCTTTTATTGTCGGACCGGGAGGATATATTCTTTCTTTCCTCCTTGCGTGGATGCTCGCTCAAATTTCAAAGGTCCCCAGGACAATTCTTGCGTTAATCATTTATTCTCCTTCCATGACAGCAGGGATTGCAATGGCAGTGGTCTGGAAGATTATCTTCAGCGGGGACCAGGTCGGTTATTTAAATAACATGCTCATTACACTTGGCGTGATTCTGGAGCCGATCCAGTTCCTCCAGTCACCGGAACATTTAATGACGATCATGATTCTGGTTACCCTCTGGGGCAGCATGGGTGTAGGGTTCCTGGCCATGCTGTCAGGGGTTCTGAACATTAACAAGGAAATATATGAAGCGGGCTATATTGATGGGATCAGCAATCGTTTTCAGGAGATCATTTACATCACAATCCCTTCAATGAAACCGCAAATGCTTTTTGGGGCGGTAATGGCTGTTGTAGGAACATTTCAGGCCGGAGCCATTGGTGTTGAACTTTCCGGAGCCAATCCAACGCCTCAATATTCCGGGCAGCTTATGGTAAACCACCTTGAAGATTTCGGGTTTATACGTTATGAGATGGGTTATGCAGCGGCAATATCAGTACTGCTTCTTCTTTTCATTTACCTTTTCTCCAAAATTGCCTGGAGATTATTCGGGGAGAAAGATTAA
- a CDS encoding carbohydrate ABC transporter permease — MASFHGTRINPDKFHRSQLKFYLFLIPLASFMAMPIIYIIFHAFKPIDELFAYPPRFFVQKPTFQNFIDLVNNTNATGVPMSRYLFNSIVITVAVVLLTVLISTMAGYVLSKKQFKLKKTMFEINTLALMFVPAAVAIPRYLLIDEVGLLDTFWAHIFPLLAMPVGLFLVKQFIDQIPNELIEAAQIDGASDYRIFLQIIIPLVKPAIATIAILSFQMVWNNAETSTLYVDNENLKTFAFYMSTLAVQSEGNTVAGQGMAAAAALIMFIPNLIIFMILQSKVMNTMAHSGIK; from the coding sequence ATGGCATCCTTTCATGGAACGAGAATAAACCCGGATAAATTTCACCGCAGCCAATTAAAGTTCTATCTGTTTCTGATCCCCCTGGCCTCGTTTATGGCTATGCCTATTATTTATATTATCTTTCATGCGTTTAAGCCGATAGATGAATTATTTGCTTACCCGCCCCGGTTTTTCGTTCAAAAGCCAACGTTTCAGAACTTCATAGATCTGGTCAATAACACAAATGCAACAGGCGTGCCCATGTCGAGGTATTTGTTTAACAGTATTGTGATAACCGTCGCTGTAGTGCTGCTGACAGTGCTGATCAGTACGATGGCCGGCTATGTACTGTCAAAGAAACAGTTCAAATTAAAGAAAACAATGTTTGAAATCAATACGCTTGCCCTGATGTTTGTGCCGGCAGCTGTTGCGATTCCCCGTTATCTTTTAATCGATGAAGTGGGACTGTTAGATACATTCTGGGCTCACATTTTTCCGCTTCTGGCAATGCCCGTCGGCCTGTTTCTGGTAAAGCAGTTCATAGATCAAATACCAAATGAACTGATTGAAGCCGCTCAGATCGACGGAGCATCTGATTATCGTATTTTCTTACAGATTATTATTCCTCTGGTAAAACCTGCGATTGCCACAATCGCTATTCTGTCTTTCCAGATGGTATGGAATAATGCGGAAACCTCCACCTTGTATGTGGACAATGAAAACCTTAAGACATTTGCCTTTTATATGTCTACGCTGGCAGTACAGTCAGAAGGAAATACTGTAGCGGGACAAGGGATGGCGGCAGCTGCAGCACTGATTATGTTTATTCCGAACCTTATTATTTTCATGATTTTACAGAGTAAAGTGATGAATACAATGGCACACTCAGGTATTAAGTAA
- a CDS encoding YIP1 family protein — protein MRKAFIIMFCLCFFVLLPAHSSASVSVPYKTETLSADGEIIETQTAYVPLGIFQNDIDIVSPEDLFIDEDDHIFVADSGTQTVVKFDQQGNVQQSFGEGILQQPLSVYVDHEQDVYVADYAQEMVYRFSEDGDLLEEYGRPESPLFGARSPYKPQKVSVDRRGNIYIVGEGSTNGIIQLNQDGAFLGYYGVNHSRQTVLNFFQDLVTTERQRERLFSRVPPAPTNISIDEQGLVYTVTSGTDFEVIRKLNIAGANMLPPEVSTVTNLRDIDVGPIGNIYTVGNDGKIYEYDRYGNLLFMFGGRDDGTSRNGLFMQPTSIAVDNVGRLYVSDREQGDIQILEPTEFTSMLHQGLALYAEGFYLESEEYWNDILKLNSSFGLAHSAMGEVYFKQQHYNEAVEEFRLAENREGYSLAFWEIRHEWMQSNLAAVFALLLAVFGVKMAVNYADKKRNILQPVRKSWTKIKARKLVRELLFLFRFLRHPIDSFYYLKEYERVSVLSATILYAVLFLQYMFMLYWTGFIFSDQRVTELNLFLEMGTVFLPIFLFIVTNYLVSTINDGEGRLRDIYIGTIYSLAPVLVLLVPITLISNVLTYNEAFVYTFSTQIMIVWSLVILFMMIREVHDFTFFGTIRNILVTLFGMFIMILVFFVLYILLDQVLEFIITITQEVIHRV, from the coding sequence ATGAGGAAAGCCTTCATCATCATGTTCTGCCTTTGTTTTTTCGTATTGCTTCCCGCACATTCCTCTGCATCCGTTTCTGTCCCGTACAAGACAGAAACCTTGTCAGCTGACGGAGAGATCATTGAGACACAAACCGCTTATGTTCCCCTTGGAATCTTTCAAAATGACATTGATATCGTTAGTCCGGAAGATTTGTTTATAGATGAAGATGATCACATCTTTGTTGCTGATTCGGGTACACAGACCGTTGTGAAATTCGATCAGCAGGGAAATGTGCAGCAAAGCTTTGGCGAAGGAATCCTTCAACAGCCGCTCAGTGTCTATGTAGATCATGAACAAGATGTCTATGTAGCCGACTACGCTCAGGAAATGGTGTATCGATTCAGTGAAGACGGTGACTTACTCGAGGAGTACGGGAGACCGGAATCCCCTCTCTTTGGAGCACGTTCCCCATATAAGCCGCAAAAGGTATCTGTTGACCGGCGCGGGAACATCTACATTGTGGGAGAAGGGTCAACGAACGGAATTATTCAACTCAACCAGGACGGTGCATTCCTGGGGTATTACGGGGTGAACCACTCACGTCAGACGGTTCTGAACTTCTTTCAGGACCTTGTAACAACCGAAAGGCAGAGGGAAAGACTTTTCAGCAGGGTGCCTCCTGCACCTACGAATATCTCCATTGATGAGCAGGGACTTGTTTATACAGTTACTTCTGGTACAGATTTTGAAGTCATTCGAAAGCTGAACATTGCCGGAGCCAATATGCTGCCGCCGGAAGTTTCAACTGTCACCAATCTGAGAGATATAGATGTAGGCCCTATCGGTAATATTTACACAGTAGGCAACGACGGAAAAATATATGAATATGACAGGTATGGTAACCTCCTGTTTATGTTTGGGGGGAGAGACGACGGTACAAGCCGGAACGGATTATTTATGCAGCCGACAAGTATTGCAGTAGATAATGTAGGAAGGCTGTACGTGAGTGACCGGGAGCAGGGGGATATTCAGATTCTGGAGCCGACAGAATTCACTTCCATGCTGCATCAAGGTTTGGCCCTGTATGCAGAAGGGTTTTATTTGGAAAGTGAAGAGTACTGGAATGACATTTTAAAGCTGAACTCGTCATTCGGCCTGGCACACTCGGCTATGGGAGAGGTTTACTTTAAGCAGCAGCATTATAATGAAGCTGTTGAGGAGTTCAGGCTTGCAGAAAACAGGGAAGGGTATTCTCTGGCATTTTGGGAGATCCGTCATGAATGGATGCAAAGCAACCTGGCTGCAGTATTTGCCCTTCTGCTGGCTGTATTTGGTGTAAAAATGGCAGTCAATTATGCAGATAAAAAGAGAAATATTCTCCAGCCGGTAAGAAAAAGCTGGACGAAGATAAAGGCCAGGAAGCTTGTAAGAGAGCTGCTCTTTTTGTTCAGGTTTCTCCGGCACCCGATCGACAGCTTTTATTATTTAAAAGAGTACGAGAGAGTGTCTGTTTTATCAGCAACTATTCTCTATGCTGTGCTCTTTTTACAATACATGTTCATGCTTTACTGGACCGGGTTTATTTTCTCGGATCAGAGAGTAACGGAACTCAATCTGTTTTTGGAAATGGGAACAGTGTTCCTTCCAATTTTTCTATTTATTGTAACAAACTATCTGGTGAGTACGATTAATGATGGTGAGGGAAGGTTGAGGGATATATACATTGGGACCATTTATTCTTTGGCCCCGGTACTTGTCCTGCTTGTTCCAATTACCCTTATCTCAAATGTCTTAACCTATAATGAAGCATTTGTTTATACATTTTCGACTCAGATTATGATTGTCTGGTCCTTAGTCATCCTGTTCATGATGATCAGGGAAGTTCATGACTTTACGTTTTTCGGGACGATTAGAAATATTCTTGTGACACTGTTTGGCATGTTTATTATGATTCTGGTGTTCTTTGTCCTGTATATCCTGCTGGACCAGGTGCTTGAATTTATTATTACGATTACTCAGGAGGTGATTCATCGTGTATAA
- a CDS encoding DUF5696 domain-containing protein produces the protein MYKKWLVFLLVMILPVPVIATALSDDEADPDTELTEIQAELAEQSFKYRSNQFTQPEAGEGESAEVDTSADGFEQVAENENLSLFVNDESLALKIMDNRTGYMWNSGLDSNKEYNLNDTWMNMAQSAITIDYLDQNENSSTTNILSDEASIDIQSQEDGFTAEVDFSEIGISLELSVRLGEDSIDVHIPESGITESETGRLVSLRLYPFLGAVEGNDIDGYMFIPDGSGALVRFNEGNRGARSSYQASIYGEDEGFKRTYEDGKTETNPVQNVTLPVYGIVHEANQNAIFTIIEEGKYNSDIIAYPSGVSTDFNWMTTQYNYRYQYYQPTSQAMSGYNTYQEEKNTFDIKEKTVFLIEEEANYVGMANYYQGFLADKGDLSIADQQADIRLEFLGGEVKRGLLWDSVVPMTEVSELPGMIESLNQQSVDNMQVVLRGWSKGGLTGSLPRKFPFESKVGSGSDFEETIQHFQDQGLPLYFHTDYTKAYDGASGYGGRSDVARKINAETMGGSTFDRDFYFLSPTVSREHAQQDAADFADHQISHLAVGTSAGTLFSDFNTNRIMNREGMAEEYDDIFGELGSNLDSLSFYQPNDYMWSHMDRYLDVPMYSSNYSFVTDTVPFIQIVLRGYIPYYAPYSNFFYNQDEEVLRMIEYGAYPSFYLTKEPSHLLRDTPSRDLYTSEFSVWESEIVRQYELVQESLGRVEGETIVSRDVHDYGVVEVTYSNGISILVNYTSEAYTVDGHEVEATAFKVLDRGE, from the coding sequence GTGTATAAGAAATGGCTGGTCTTTTTACTCGTCATGATTCTTCCCGTCCCGGTCATTGCAACAGCTCTTTCCGATGATGAAGCCGACCCTGACACTGAATTGACTGAAATTCAAGCAGAGCTTGCAGAACAGTCATTCAAATACAGAAGCAACCAGTTCACTCAGCCTGAAGCCGGTGAAGGAGAAAGTGCCGAAGTGGATACATCTGCTGATGGGTTTGAACAAGTCGCTGAAAATGAAAATCTGTCCCTGTTTGTCAACGACGAATCTCTTGCGTTAAAAATTATGGATAACCGTACGGGTTATATGTGGAACTCAGGTCTTGACAGTAACAAAGAGTACAACCTGAACGATACATGGATGAACATGGCTCAGTCAGCCATTACAATAGACTACCTTGATCAGAATGAGAATTCAAGCACAACAAACATTCTTTCAGATGAAGCGTCAATTGATATACAAAGCCAGGAGGACGGATTCACTGCTGAGGTTGACTTTAGTGAGATCGGTATTTCATTGGAATTGAGTGTTCGCCTTGGAGAAGATTCCATCGATGTTCATATACCGGAAAGCGGGATTACTGAAAGTGAAACAGGCAGGCTTGTTTCACTCAGGCTCTACCCATTTCTTGGGGCTGTCGAGGGAAATGATATCGACGGGTACATGTTTATTCCTGATGGAAGCGGTGCGCTTGTCAGGTTTAATGAAGGAAACAGAGGTGCGAGATCTTCATACCAGGCTTCGATTTATGGTGAAGATGAAGGGTTTAAACGTACGTACGAAGATGGAAAAACAGAAACCAATCCAGTGCAAAACGTAACCCTTCCCGTTTACGGCATTGTTCACGAAGCAAATCAAAATGCTATCTTTACCATCATTGAAGAAGGAAAATACAACAGTGATATCATCGCCTATCCCTCAGGCGTCTCTACTGATTTTAACTGGATGACGACTCAGTACAATTACAGGTATCAGTATTATCAGCCGACGAGTCAGGCTATGAGTGGCTACAATACCTATCAGGAAGAAAAAAACACATTCGATATTAAAGAAAAAACTGTCTTTCTGATAGAAGAAGAAGCCAATTATGTAGGAATGGCCAATTATTACCAGGGTTTTTTGGCAGATAAAGGTGATCTTTCGATAGCGGATCAGCAGGCAGACATCCGCCTTGAATTTTTAGGCGGAGAAGTGAAACGCGGTCTTTTATGGGATTCCGTTGTTCCAATGACAGAGGTTAGCGAACTGCCGGGGATGATCGAAAGTCTTAATCAGCAGAGCGTGGACAATATGCAAGTAGTCCTTCGTGGATGGTCCAAAGGCGGCCTGACCGGGTCTCTCCCCCGGAAGTTTCCGTTTGAAAGCAAAGTCGGGAGTGGTTCAGACTTCGAAGAGACCATTCAGCATTTTCAGGACCAGGGTCTTCCGTTGTACTTCCATACAGATTATACGAAAGCCTATGATGGGGCTTCAGGCTATGGCGGAAGGTCAGATGTAGCGAGGAAGATCAACGCTGAAACCATGGGAGGATCGACATTTGACCGCGACTTCTACTTTTTAAGTCCAACGGTATCAAGAGAACACGCCCAACAGGATGCAGCCGATTTTGCAGATCACCAGATTTCACATCTGGCTGTAGGAACAAGCGCCGGTACACTTTTTTCAGATTTCAATACGAACCGGATTATGAATCGGGAAGGTATGGCCGAAGAATACGATGACATATTTGGAGAATTGGGCAGTAATCTCGATTCGCTTTCTTTCTACCAGCCTAATGATTATATGTGGTCGCATATGGACAGGTATCTTGATGTACCTATGTATTCGTCAAACTACAGCTTTGTGACTGATACAGTTCCATTTATCCAGATTGTCCTGAGAGGATACATTCCTTATTATGCTCCTTATTCAAACTTTTTCTATAACCAGGATGAAGAAGTGCTGAGAATGATTGAATACGGTGCCTATCCTTCCTTTTACTTAACAAAAGAGCCGTCTCATTTATTGAGGGATACACCTTCAAGAGACTTATATACTTCAGAATTTTCCGTTTGGGAAAGTGAGATTGTCAGACAGTATGAGCTTGTTCAAGAGAGTCTGGGACGTGTTGAAGGTGAGACAATTGTCAGCCGGGATGTCCATGATTACGGAGTAGTGGAAGTAACGTATTCAAACGGAATTTCCATTCTCGTCAATTATACAAGTGAAGCTTACACAGTAGACGGTCACGAAGTTGAAGCCACGGCATTTAAAGTTTTGGACAGAGGGGAGTAG